A window of Mangifera indica cultivar Alphonso chromosome 11, CATAS_Mindica_2.1, whole genome shotgun sequence contains these coding sequences:
- the LOC123229004 gene encoding laccase-15-like has protein sequence MKVLSLQVLGIILFAGIFHCLAQTRYTFVVEETTITRLCSNNTILTVNGQFPGPTLYAKKGDTIIVDVINNGNYNITIHWHGVKQPRNPWSDGPEWITQCPIQPGANFTQTIIFSTEEGTVWWHAHSDWARATVHGAVVIFPKTGTSYPFPKPDVEVPIILGEYWKSNIYTVYDQFLQSGGDPNVSDAYLINGQPGDLYACSSPGTFRLTVDYGLTYLLRIINAAMQDLLFFGVANHSLTVVGSDASYTKQFTSNYITISPGQTIDVLLHANQMPDHYYMAAKAYSSTVNLTFDNTTTTAIIQYSGNYTPSTPPLPSLPLYNDTNASVNFTGSLRSLANQNHPINVPKNITHKFFYTLSVNAFPCANNSCSGPNGTRLASSINNISFTNPHVDILQAYYNKINGVYGTRFPDFPPLVFNYTATYLPLYLEISQRATEVRVLEYNSTVEIVFQGTNVVAGADHPMHLHGFSFYVVGSGLGNFNNATDPLNYNLVDPPFQNTIAVPINGWTTIRFKASNPGVWFMHCHLDRHMSWGMDTVFIVRNGNTPNAQLLPPPTMPPC, from the exons ATGAAGGTCCTTAGTTTACAAGTCCTTGGCATTATATTATTTGCTGGAATCTTTCATTGTCTTGCACAGACTCGTTACACATTTGTG GTGGAGGAAACTACGATTACAAGACTTTGCAGCAATAATACGATCTTGACAGTGAATGGACAATTTCCGGGACCAACGCTTTATGCAAAAAAAGGCGACACAATCATTGTAGATGTTATCAATAACGGCAACTACAACATCACAATTCACTG GCATGGAGTGAAGCAGCCTCGGAATCCATGGTCTGACGGTCCTGAATGGATCACACAGTGCCCTATTCAACCAGGAGCAAACTTTACTCAGACGATAATATTTTCAACTGAAGAAGGGACTGTTTGGTGGCATGCTCACAGCGATTGGGCACGAGCCACAGTTCATGGTGCTGTAGTAATATTTCCCAAGACTGGAACCAGCTATCCGTTTCCAAAGCCTGATGTCGAAGTTCCCATTATATTAG GAGAGTATTGGAAGAGCAATATTTATACTGTATATGATCAATTTCTTCAATCCGGAGGGGATCCAAATGTTTCGGATGCGTACTTGATCAATGGTCAGCCTGGTGATCTGTATGCGTGCTCAAGTCCAG GAACATTTAGGCTAACTGTTGACTATGGGTTGACTTACCTTCTCCGGATAATAAACGCCGCCATGCAAGACCTTCTTTTCTTTGGCGTTGCGAATCATTCTCTGACGGTGGTTGGATCAGACGCCAGCTACACGAAGCAATTCACGAGCAATTACATCACAATTAGCCCTGGCCAAACCATTGATGTCTTGTTACACGCTAATCAAATGCCTGATCATTATTATATGGCTGCTAAAGCCTATTCCAGTACAGTTAATCTTACCTTTGATAACACAACCACCACTGCTATTATTCAATACAGTGGAAATTACACTCCATCAACTCCCCCATTGCCCAGTCTTCCTCTTTATAACGACACCAACGCCTCGGTGAATTTCACCGGAAGTCTTCGAAGCTTAGCCAATCAAAATCACCCTATTAATGTCCCAAAGAACATTACTCACAAATTCTTTTACACACTTTCAGTGAACGCATTTCCCTGCGCTAACAATTCATGTTCCGGACCCAACGGGACAAGACTTGCCTCTAGTATAAACAATATAAGCTTCACGAACCCACACGTTGATATACTGCAagcttattataataaaatcaatggAGTATATGGAACTCGATTCCCAGATTTTCCACCACTGGTATTCAATTACACTGCTACGTATTTGCCATTATATTTAGAGATATCACAACGAGCCACTGAGGTGAGAGTCCTAGAATATAATTCTACAGTTGAGATTGTTTTTCAAGGAACAAATGTAGTTGCTGGGGCAGATCACCCCATGCATTTACATGGATTCAGTTTCTATGTCGTTGGATCGGGGCTCGGAAATTTCAACAATGCTACAGATCCATTAAATTATAATCTCGTCGATCCTCCTTTCCAAAACACCATCGCCGTCCCGATTAATGGATGGACCACCATTCGATTCAAGGCAAGTAATCCAG GAGTTTGGTTTATGCACTGTCATTTAGATAGACACATGAGCTGGGGGATGGATACGGTTTTTATAGTGAGAAATGGTAACACACCAAATGCACAACTGTTACCCCCTCCAACTATGCCACCATGTTGA
- the LOC123228608 gene encoding laccase-15-like, producing the protein MLSIMKLSVFQIFVFLLFSSFLCCQAVVRHTFIVQDTEYTKLCSTKTILTVNGQFPGPTLYVNKGDTIIVDVYNKAHYNITIHWHGVKQPRYPWSDGPEFITQCPIRPGQKFSQKIIFSTEEGTLWWHAHSDWSRATVHGAIVVYPKNKNYPFPKPHADIPIVFSEWWKQDIVEVYNEFLHSGTDPNISDAYTINGQPGDLYPCSKSETFKLMVDYGKTYLLRLVNAAIGDILFFAIKNHQLIVVGTDASYTKPLKVDYITISPGQTIDVLLEANQPLDHYYMAARVYSSAVGVAYDNTTTTAILQYNGKYAPSSPSPLPYLPYYNDTNASVNFTGRLKSLADANHPISVPLNVSTNLFFTVSVNTLPCIPGNACEGENGTRLSASVNNISFVSPSIDILKAYYLNISHVYSDKFPSEPPLFFDFTADSFPSYLETPKQATKVKVLDYNTTVELVFQGTNLLAGTEHPMHLHGYSFYVVGWGFGNFDKEKDPLKYNLVDPPLQNTIAVPKNGWTAIRFKATNPGVWFMHCHLERHFTWGMEMVFIVKNGKGPNAKILPPPPDMPPC; encoded by the exons ATGCTCTCAATCATGAAACTTTCAGTCTTCCAAATCTTCGTATTTCTATTATTTAGCAGCTTCCTTTGTTGTCAAGCTGTGGTTCGTCACACTTTCATT GTTCAAGATACTGAATACACAAAGCTTTGCAGCACAAAGACGATTTTAACAGTGAATGGACAATTCCCTGGACCAACTCTTTATGTCAACAAGGGAGACACAATTATTGTGGATGTTTACAACAAGGCACACTATAACATCACAATTCACtg GCATGGAGTGAAACAACCAAGATATCCCTGGTCTGATGGCCCCGAGTTCATCACACAATGCCCTATTCGACCAGGACAAAAATTTagccaaaaaattatattttccactGAAGAAGGAACCCTGTGGTGGCATGCTCACAGCGATTGGTCTAGAGCGACCGTTCATGGAGCCATTGTTGTTTATccaaagaacaaaaattatcCTTTTCCCAAGCCTCATGCTGATATCCCAATTGTATTTA gTGAGTGGTGGAAGCAAGACATCGTAGAGGTTTACAATGAATTTCTTCATTCAGGAACTGATCCCAATATTTCTGATGCTTACACCATTAATGGTCAGCCAGGTGATCTGTATCCTTGTTCAAAATCAG AGACGTTCAAGTTAATGGTGGATTATGGCAAAACTTACCTCCTTCGCCTAGTCAATGCGGCAATTGGGGACATTCTATTCTTCGCCATTAAGAATCACCAACTCATAGTTGTGGGAACAGACGCCAGCTACACAAAACCATTAAAAGTTGATTATATCACAATCTCACCTGGCCAAACCATCGACGTTTTGCTCGAAGCAAACCAACCACTCGACCACTATTACATGGCTGCCAGAGTGTACTCCAGCGCCGTTGGAGTTGCATACGATAATACAACCACTACGGCCATTTTACAGTATAATGGAAAGTACGCTCCCTCATCGCCGTCTCCTTTACCATATCTCCCTTATTATAACGACACAAATGCGTCGGTTAATTTCACAGGGAGGCTGAAATCCTTAGCCGATGCAAATCATCCCATTTCTGTCCCATTAAACGTGAGCACCAATTTATTTTTCACAGTTTCTGTTAACACGTTGCCGTGTATCCCAGGCAATGCGTGCGAGGGGGAAAATGGAACGAGACTCTCCGCTAGTGTTAATAACATAAGCTTTGTGTCACCTTCCATTGACATTTTAAAGGCTTATTATCTGAACATTAGCCATGTTTACAGCGACAAATTCCCTAGCGAACCGCCCCTCTTTTTCGATTTCACTGCGGATTCATTTCCTTCATATTTGGAGACTCCCAAACAAGCGACGAAAGTGAAAGTTCTTGACTATAACACGACGGTGGAGCTTGTCTTCCAAGGCACAAATTTACTTGCAGGGACAGAACATCCCATGCATTTACATGGATATAGTTTCTACGTGGTGGGGTGGGGATTTGGGAACTTTGACAAAGAAAAAGATCCTTTGAAATATAATCTCGTGGACCCTCCTCTCCAAAACACCATTGCTGTCCCCAAGAATGGCTGGACCGCCATTAGATTCAAAGCAACTAACCCTG GAGTGTGGTTCATGCACTGCCATTTAGAGCGTCATTTTACATGGGGAATGGAGATGGTATTTATTGTCAAAAATGGTAAGGGCCCAAATGCAAAAATATTGCCTCCACCACCCGATATGCCACCgtgttaa